One segment of Clavelina lepadiformis chromosome 2, kaClaLepa1.1, whole genome shotgun sequence DNA contains the following:
- the LOC143447343 gene encoding linear primary-alkylsulfatase-like — protein sequence MFQGIRNTISYYSLPSFSLSKCKTMAGSSAICMMVVLAAVTISLLQIFSGSRKSYQTRNEDAYNVNSASFMEERENFFNDVYGSKRIVKVRDGVHVAIGYALANVILLEGIDGFVMVDCTESSSVAVNLYKEFRKMTKKPLKGIIITHSHADHITGASAILKGIDSADKIPVFMHSSSAEETKLNRVTSGNAFKRASRQFGIHIEPKPKMTFSFDSSYPQVEATHTYDKEATYEIAGMTIQLIHTPGETHDHTTVWLPEWKVVLPADNIYEMFPNMYTLRGIPPRKSEIWLRSLDRVRSLGAEHMIPSHTRPVSGNEEVDDTLTHYRDAIQFVQDQTLRYINQGLSVEEIVEKVQLPASLARHPFLKEYYGTVAWTVRGIYTSYLGWFNGDPVNLNPLSNQKRGKRLIKLLDAEKILQEARKSLELSLEEFKKTGYPLPEELQWALELSSYVSNANPSSSIFSEAKEVKVAALKALGTISVNTNAKNYYLTCARELEDLVIKMDPDLRKSLLMLLKIEDIMAAFPIRFKAEECDDKLVIKILFNFTDVKQNHLYTMRHCVLEYEYNPNAMPSGLDAKLVTTSTIWKEILTNKRSAVGAYATGDIAVEGSMITFKRFMDLLAKE from the exons ATGTTTCAAGGTATACGCAACACTATAAGTTATTATAGCCTACCAAGTTTTAGTTTGAGCAAATGCAAAACGATGGCTGGATCGTCAGCAATTTGCATGATGGTGGTTCTAGCTGCTGTAACTATTAGCCTACTACAAATATTTAGTGGTAGTCGAAAATCGTACCAAACCAGGAACGAAGATGCATACAACGTAAATTCAGCCAGCTTCATGGAAGAAAGAGAAAATTTCTTCAACGATGTTTATGGCAGCAAACGGATTGTAAAAGTGCGCGATGGCGTTCATGTAGCTATTGGTTACGCATTGGCCAACGTTATTCTGCTCGAAG GAATAGATGGTTTTGTCATGGTTGACTGCACAGAGAGCTCAAGTGTCGCCGTGAATTTATACAAAGAATTTCGAAAAATGACCAAGAAACCATTAAAAGGAATAATTATAACCCATTCTCATGCAG ATCATATCACCGGTGCCTCAGCAATTTTAAAGGGAATTGATTCGGCAGATAAAATTCCAGTCTTTATGCATTCAAGCTCAGCCGaggaaacaaaattaaaca GAGTAACATCTGGAAACGCGTTTAAACGAGCAAGCAGGCAGTTCGGCATTCACATTGAACCGAAGCCAAAGATGACTTTTTCTTTCGATTCAAGCTATCCACAAGTCGAAGCTACGCACACTTATGACAAAGAAGCCACATATGAAATAGCCG GAATGACCATTCAATTGATCCACACGCCTGGTGAAACCCACGACCACACCACAGTGTGGCTTCCCGAATGGAAAGTCGTCTTGCCAGCAGACAATATCTACGAAATGTTTCCCAACATGTACACGCTTCGGGGGATTCCCCCTCGCAAAAGCGAGATCTGGTTGCGTAGCTTAGACAGGGTCCGTAGCCTGGGAGCTGAACACATGATTCCATCTCATACACGTCCGGTGTCCGGCAATGAAGAAGTTGACGATACTCTAACCCATTATCGTGACGCAATCCAGTTTGTTCAGGATCAAACTTTACGGTACATCAACCAAGGTCTGTCTGTAGAAGAGATAGTAGAAAAAGTGCAACTACCTGCTAGCTTGGCCCGTCATCCCTTTCTGAAAGAGTATTACGGAACTGTGGCTTGGACCGTACGTGGGATTTATACTTCTTATTTGGGTTGGTTTAACGGTGATCCAGTTAACCTAAATCCGCTGTCTAACCAAAAACGCGGGAAAAGGCTTATTAAACTTTTGGACGCCGAGAAAATTCTCCAGGAAGCCAGAAAAAGCCTAGAACTTTCTTTAGAGGAGTTCAAAAAGACAGGATACCCGCTTCCAGAAGAACTCCAATGGGCGTTAGAACTCTCCTCCTACGTTTCAAACGCGAACCCTTCTTCGTCAATATTCAGCGAAGCAAAAGAGGTTAAGGTCGCTGCGCTTAAAGCACTGGGCACTATATCGGTGAACACAAACGCGAAGAATTATTACTTGACTTGCGCCCGGGAACTGGAAGACTTAGTCATAAAAATGGACCCTGACTTGAGAAAGAGTCTTTTGATGCTACTGAAGATTGAAGACATCATGGCGGCGTTTCCTATACGATTTAAAGCTGAGGAGTGCGATGACAAACTGGTGATTAAAATCCTTTTCAATTTTACCGATGTTAAGCAAAATCACCTTTACACGATGAGACACTGCGTTCTTGAGTATGAGTACAACCCAAACGCTATGCCGAGTGGCCTTGACGCCAAGCTGGTCACTACATCAACCATTTGGAAGGAAATTCTAACAAACAAGAGAAGCGCTGTGGGTgcgtatgctactggtgacaTTGCTGTCGAAGGCAGTATGATTACTTTTAAGCGCTTTATGGATTTATTAGCCAAAGAATAA
- the LOC143446973 gene encoding linear primary-alkylsulfatase-like: protein MANDWIKIGTLILVAAVAYRFFIIPSVPARKSKLTASQSATEASELLKRHHEIYSERRVVKVRDGVYVAIGYAIANMIMLEGTDGIIIVDTTESPDSSLEAYEDFRKVTTKPLKGIIITHFHSDHIYGATALMKVAGSSSQVNVYMHSTTEFENKRFLRTADTGFARGSRQFGIYLTKNVEHLDSGIGPYLRAGPNSEATFPQATHTIDKEASYELAGIKFTLFHTPGETDDQITVWIPEWKVVLPADNIYEAFPNLYPIRGAPPRSCDKWFRSLDKVRRLRAEHMVPSHTRPVSGAENIYSIITHYRDAIQFVHDQTLRLINEGLPVDEIVERVNLPPSLASHPYLQEFYGTVSWSVRAMFSGELGWFDGDPVNLNPLSSEDRAKKLAEFASFNFPAQSSGTERLLIKARDSLEKSSKELKKNGRVLIDELQWALELSFNCLPSSSFYKEAKDIKIDVLNALGVAFKNANARNYYLTCARELEDGLKLKIEPKARFVIMRSMKVEDIMSIFPSRLIAEDCDDTTVITVIFEFPDVNQIHSYTLRHCVLDHISDKEFIPKDFHAKLKMTSIVWKDILTQERGAVGAYASGDIVLEGSMLQFKRFMNLLKTT, encoded by the exons ATGGCAAACGACTGGATAAAAATAGGAACCTTGATTTTGGTTGCTGCTGTTGCGTACAGATTTTTTATCATTCCATCTGTGCCAGCACGGAAATCAAAGTTAACTGCTAGTCAGTCAGCAACAGAAGCCAGTGAGTTACTGAAGCGTCACCATGAGATTTACTCTGAACGAAGAGTGGTTAAAGTACGCGATGGAGTGTATGTTGCCATTGGGTACGCCATAGCGAACATGATCATGCTGGAAG GCACTGATGGCATCATCATAGTTGATACGACCGAAAGCCCAGATAGTTCCCTTGAGGCGTACGAAGATTTTCGAAAAGTAACAACTAAACCATTAAAGGGAATCATCATCACCCATTTTCACAGCG ATCACATATACGGCGCTACTGCTCTCATGAAGGTGGCCGGAAGCTCGTCACAAGTCAATGTGTACATGCATTCCACCActgaatttgaaaataaaagatttt TGAGAACCGCGGACACTGGCTTTGCAAGAGGAAGCAGGCAGTTCGGGATTTATTTGACTAAAAATGTTGAGCATCTTGACTCCGGCATAGGGCCTTACTTGCGCGCTGGTCCGAATTCAGAGGCTACTTTTCCACAAGCAACACACACGATTGACAAGGAAGCTAGTTACGAATTAGCAG GAATCAAATTCACGCTGTTCCACACTCCTGGTGAAACAGACGATCAAATAACTGTGTGGATTCCGGAATGGAAAGTTGTTCTTCCAGCTGATAATATCTATGAAGCCTTCCCAAATCTCTACCCCATTCGCGGAGCGCCACCTCGTTCGTGTGATAAGTGGTTTCGTAGCCTTGATAAAGTACGCAGGTTACGGGCCGAACACATGGTACCTTCCCACACAAGACCGGTGTCGGGAGCCGAAAACATTTATAGTATCATTACCCATTATCGTGACGCCATTCAATTTGTTCACGATCAAACTTTGAGACTGATAAATGAAGGATTGCCGGTCGATGAAATTGTCGAAAGAGTAAATTTGCCACCAAGTTTGGCTTCTCATCCTTATCTGCAAGAATTCTATGGAACGGTTTCTTGGTCGGTTCGAGCCATGTTCAGTGGCGAACTTGGTTGGTTCGATGGAGATCCAGTCAACTTAAACCCTCTTTCCAGTGAAGACCGAGCTAAGAAGCTGGCAGAGTTTGCTAGCTTTAATTTTCCTGCACAGTCGTCTGGGACAGAGAGGTTGTTGATCAAAGCGAGAGATTCACTGGAAAAATCATCAaaagaactgaaaaaaaacGGTCGAGTACTCATTGATGAACTCCAATGGGCTTTGGAATTATCTTTCAATTGTTTGCCGTCTTCATCATTTTATAAAGAAGCAAAAGATATCAAAATCGATGTTCTCAATGCTCTTGGGGTTGCGTTTAAAAACGCCAATGCTCGAAATTACTACTTGACTTGTGCTCGAGAACTGGAAGAtggattaaaattaaaaatagaacCCAAAGCTCGGTTTGTAATAATGCGCTCCATGAAAGTTGAAGACATCATGTCCATTTTTCCGAGTCGATTAATAGCTGAAGATTGTGACGACACAACGGTAATAACGGTTATTTTTGAGTTCCCGGATGTAAATCAAATTCACAGTTACACGTTGAGGCACTGTGTTTTGGATCATATTTCGGACAAGGAATTTATCCCTAAAGATTTTCATGCAAAATTAAAGATGACGTCAATTGTTTGGAAAGACATCCTAACCCAAGAAAGAGGTGCTGTAGGTGCATATGCCAGCGGTGATATAGTGCTAGAAGGAAGCATGTTGCAATTTAAGAggtttatgaatttgttgaaaACGACGTAG